The Lycorma delicatula isolate Av1 chromosome 2, ASM4794821v1, whole genome shotgun sequence DNA window agaaacaaaaaacattctGCAAACAACACATACCTGTAACTGGATTCCTCTGGTATCTTTATTTTCCAGTACAACTTTAATTCGACCCCATTTTTCATCGGAAATTCTTAATGTTATTAGGCCATGCAATTCAAATGTCTGAAGGCCACCATCTCGTCCAACACGCAACATTAATTTCTCTTCTTGTCTCATATGtacactaatattaaaaaaaagaattattaattaaataattcaccgtaatttatttaacacatttaattacaaatatgatGAAGTTACTAAAatagattcatttattttactattatttttcacaCTCTTTTTTCAACCAAGTAGGAATGATGAATATTTATATGGTTCAAGTAAAAACTTTTGAGAAGAATTGTGAACAAAGAGAACttgtttaaaagtaattcatatatttttaataacagatatttAACAATTTCATCCGTTTCTTTGAAATTACAAACTTGATTTAATTTATCTCAAACTTGAGATATCTGAGAGCAAACTCAAATTCTGAGTCAAAGTcctgaaattaacaataaaaacataaaaattacttcattatgtATAGAACAAAGAAGCAAGAAACGGGCGAGTTGTTTTGAAAAGTACTTCATGAGgggtaaaaaaatttcactaaggGATAATGAGAGACCAAGATGACTTTTCCACaattgttttatactttaaattggTGGAATATTGTTTCATGAATTTATCTACAAGGAATAAGAATGTTACACTATGCTGCTTTTAGTTCTACTGTAATGTTCAAAAGTATTTATGGGGAAACATTAGGTGTAAATATACAGAATTCAGCAGTATCCATGAGTTGTGAACATTATTGTTGCTTTGTATTCACTCAACATGCTGGGTCTGGCCCACTATAGTTTTTTGCGCcttcctaaaataaaattcaagtcaaaggataattttttataatatggaGTGTTTTAAGCATAGACAGAAGCATTGGTAGTGACTTCTTGAAGCCACATCAATGCTACTTTAAGTTAATGGGCTGAATTTAAAACAGGTATGTTTCTCTCTTTGTAGGTGTAATCCCGGTAAATATTGATTATATCTTGAGTACAATCATGTACGAACAAGACAACATAATCAATCACTGCTTCTGCCTTTAATTGCAAAGAACTCAATTCTTCTGAATCTCAAAATCTATTAATgttaaactgattatttaatttatcagttttaagtCTCCTGAATTATATCACGTCGCTGATTAAGTGTACTTTTGTCTtatgttgttatatattttttaacatattcagATTATTCTTTTTGAAGTTATTATGTTTTTAGTCTCCTTGAAGTCAATTAAGATTCCTTGTCAAACATTTGAAGCAGCAAAagtcaataatttttacatattttgttctcataattatattaagatatatttctccaaccagttttctagGTACTGCCAGGTCTGGATGTGTatatataggcaaatgcaattaccatTACTGACCTGCCAGGCCTGACTTAGCTGCAATATAAGTTTAAATGTGCTGGTAAACATGTGGTCTAAAATAGACTAGGGTGAGTGATCACTcttgagacgtttggttaattgaaacccaaccaccaaagaacaccagcttCCCACTGtcgcattcaaattcatataaaagcaactgcctttacaaggacttgaaaaaactcttgactttgaaaatcagctgactttgtgatgatgagtttaaTCACTAAACTAACCTGGCAGGTTTCAATACTATATTATGATATCTGTTTTCCTGTTTATTCCTTAATCATTTATTATAGGTTTGATGGTTTGGTgctttcatttatacattttcttaataaacattttaatttttacaacttataaACCACACACAGCAGGATCTAATACTAGAGCTTATcctaaataataagtaaaaaaattaatataaaataacaaagtactGACTCATCTACATTTGCAAGAGAAGGTGGAGCAATTTTTGAACTGACAGGCAGAGATTTATTACTTGATGTAACATTTTCACCTTCTGATTTTAACTGATCTACAAATGATTCCACATCTCTGGATTTACTTCCTAATTTCATCGCTTTTGTTGATGCTGTTggcttactgaaaaaaatttatcaattataaaatgatGTTACGGCAACTTAtctcaataaaaaacaaagaatacttttaaaGCATATAACTAAAGTATATAAGTTTCTTTAAAGTACTGGTACTGGTACTGGTAATTTCAGCAGAGCAAAATAATATCTTGGTTAATTTACCTTTAAGTAGACAACAAATTctacattcttccattcttctaaAATATACTCATTATATACTGAAAATCATTATAGTAAAATCTTCATTCTATTCTCAACAATAGCCAAAATTTTAGCTTCCCATCAACAATGGATGCAGTACAAttacaagatttttaatattagtactaACTGCTCAGTCAGCATGATGGCAAGTTTATTGTCATTTTAGTTCTGAAATACTATTTCTAGCtggactaatttttaaaaataatgctacataggcataataaaatatttactttttatactaaTAACTCAAACTAAATGGTTAAGAGTGATTTTAGTGCCTTTACGATGACAATATCATGATAATTATGGTAATGTAAAGATGATATtcaataaaagaaagtaattataggaaaaaatcatattatattattctcaAATATAATTCTGAGgcatttaatatattctttctaaTAACTAAAACtgcagtaaaattatattatactggaacttaaatataaatatactataaaagtcaaatacacatacatatacataaatgaagaaacatatataaatatttacacatttttttgaaatgaaaagtacataaaattttatttcattaaaaacttctaataatctttcatattttatcttattattattgaattattatttatcgtaaaatgtttttttacaatcataggttaataattattaataaatcagtatatttaaattaaaaaaaaaagttaaaaaaaggagatgaagtctgatttgaactgatgtgccttccccttgatccaaatatttcattaattaaaatttcatcagactataactctggaaccaatgaaaataagtaacacttattgtttaaaaagctctcaatgaggactgcagttaagaaaaagtcaatgACTTTTTTCAAGTCTTGAACGATAGGTATTTTTTTATACCTATCGTTcacaaaatcattaaaagaagATTTATCTGCTTGAAAAAACCACTGAAAATCTAATccataatgttataatttacattactaattactaataaattagtaaattaatgtaaattacatttacattactaataaaaagttaatgataattaacattattaaaccagacaatcaaataaatatcataaacatTAACAACACAAGTACAACATAATACTACCAAATTTAagaagtaatacaaaaataatgatacagaaataaaaaatgtacaaataaaattaagaagatttttttaatataaatctaagtTAACAGAAATTTATTGCTGTACAATGGGCAGTCCTATTGAAAGCAAAGAATATTGGAAATACTTTTCTGCAGTTATATTTtccaagtaaaaatataaaaataatcggaTATATGATATAGGGAAATAATGTCACATCTACTCTATGTTTGCACATCTGTTAAACAAAATGCAAAACAATAAGTCCAATATGTTTTCAAGTAAACAAGAGAGTAGATATTTTACTCTTCACTGGGTACTTTTTATAACTGCAATTAAACGTAACACTTTCAGTCCATGTTAAACTGATGACAGTTCAAAATAAGTAGAATATTGGTAAATAGTATAATATAAGCTATCTGTACTATACCATACATGACACAGATGTTCAAGCTAAAACAATTCCtgacaactgatttttttttaacaaaattttcttttaaaaatatttttaaaagttaatgatgttaaagaacaatttatatccgGAGTATAGTACAAGGTGAGACGATAAAGATggtatgatttgctgatgatatagtaatcctagctgagagtaaaaatgatttagaagaaacaatgaatggcacgaatgaagtcctacgcaagaactaacacatgaaaataaacaagaacaaaatgaaagtaatgaaatgtaatagaaataatgaagatggaccactgaatgtaaaaagaggaagagaaaagattatggaggtagaagaactttatttgggaagtagaattactaaagatggacaaagtagGAGTGATATGAAATGCTGAAATGCACAAGCGAAAAGAGCCtgcagtcagaaatataatttgtttacatgaaaaattaatttaaatgtcaggaaaacatttttgaaagtatatgtttggagtgtagctttatatggaagtgaaacttggacaatcagagtacctgagaagaaaatattagaagcttttgaaatgtggtgctataggagaatgttaaaaatcagatgggtggataaagtgacaaatgaagaggtgttgcggcaaattgaagaaagaagcatttggaaagaagagacagactgttataggccacatattaaggcatcctggaatagtcgctttaatattggagggacatgtaaaaggaaaacattgtgcaggcaggcaacatttagaatatgtaaaacttattgttagggatgtatgatgtagggggtatacggaaatgaaacaactagcactagatagggaatcttggagagctgcatcaaaccagtcaaattacaagacaaaaaaaaaaatcagagctTATTTATACGAAATTAGAATTTAGTTTATACAATGCTTACTTACACATTATACAAACAGCTTTGATGATTTCTATCTTTAACTAAGGATTCCATTCAAAGTAATTGACAGCAACTGATAACTGacagaatactaaaaaattcagctagttaaaaaaattataagtactaCTTACGAAATAGGAGAATACAACGGTTTAGAATCTGGAGCAGAATCACTAATAACAGCAGGTGTAGTATAAAGAGATGAACTGCCAAAACCTCCACTTTGACCGCCCAAAACTCCTCCTTTAACATAACCCTTTTTGTTGGCTTCCATACGTGCTCTCTGAAGCTCTTTTGCTTTTTCACGCATTTTGTTCTTAGCTTCACGCTCTtgtgtctgtaaataaaataagcaataaattggATTTGTTTCAGGAGCTCCACTTTTCCagtgtttcatattttttacaaagtGCCACACTGTGTTTAAAAGTCATgctgttttattcataaaataatcgtAAAGGAAGTGTCAACTTTAAATgatcacattaataaaataattttattttttacttaatactttttataaatgaaagtcaaggataaataaaatgttgagaaATTACACTCATTAGGTTAATACAACAATGTAGATGAtcaaattcataaaacaaaattattttcaattttaatttaaaagcatcATTCCTAAATTTTTCTTGCTCTAGTTAACAAATCAATGGCATCAAGTGGATACTCCACTAACAAGATGAGGTTTATGACCGAGTCAAAAATTGAACTGGTAAAATATATAATGGATCACTTCAACTTTAACATCACAAGTCTGAAGTGATTTACCTGACAGAAAAAACAATCTCAATGGTATCCAAGGAACCATTCCAAGGAATTTTATTTACATGGATCAATGATTTAAGGCAAACGAAAATTAAATTGGAGCAAGAtaacatttcaataaatatataatatatcatttacTATGTAATGAAATTACATGCTGAAATTTAAGCATAAATATTTCTGCTTTAAATCATAAAGCAAAAATTGAAACATACCTGACGTACAGCTTGATATACTTTTTCTTCATGTGAATCCATCTCTACAAATGTTCTTATCTGGGCTAAGTTTACACTTTCTCGATATCCAAGAGCAACAATTTCATCAAAggcaaatattaaattgaatgcATTTACTGCTATTTCAGATTCATCCATGCTTCGACAATATTCAGGGATCTGTAAAACAATGTTTCTTAGTGAAAATATGCGTCTGTAccagtaacattaaaataaatttgctatgTCTGTGaacagaaatgaaatattttggcaacacaaaaaaattccaTCCAGATTTTGCATTATTCAGACTAGACTCCACTTAtttagaaattaagaaattttaacaaattagatGTCAAATGATTTCTTATGAGTCATGCcttgatttattgaatttatgttgttttatttgtacatttattactTCAATGCATGCAGggatttttacataaatataattaaaattctattctcATAACCATTGTCCTTAagtataaatatgatatatattcttatattttatttatttataaataataaataaaattttaaaaataaataacattttatttattatattattatttatctattattttatttattattagttacgtTCTTATAAGTTACTTATCCCCATAAGTGtataccaggtgattcaaaaaagtcttcataactttaaaagcatttaaaaatttattgagataacttatagattcagTTGCGGTctcatttcacagaaaaacaCATTCCTAAATGTGTTTGTGTAAACACAAAACCTAACATTCACTTTAGTtagatatggcttccatttgtaatgtaaCATACATCCCACcctgaagttgatttcattccagactgtagccagcaagttgaGTGTAGTGTTATCTCTGCAGCTGCGACATTAATTCAAAGTCTtaactcaacaagatcagcaggcaaaggtagtACATAAACCCAATGtttaatgaaatcccacaagaaaaCATTTAGCAGAGTCAAATCTGGGCAGCAGGGTGGTCATGCAATTGAACCTTCATGACCAATCTACTGTCCTGGGaattgagtatcaagaaaatctcagacttctaggcggtagtcaGGTGGTGTGCCATCTTGCTGATGGTAATGATGTCCATTTTGGTCATCATTGtataactgaggaattagaaaattttgaagcatgtccaaacaaatgataaaatttattgttgccTCCTGAAAGAAGAATgggtctttgtttgcttagggcacaaaaaacattgaccttagagCTATCAATAGGGAATGTGCTACAAAGTTTCATATGGGTTTTTCACTACCAAAATATTCGACAGTTATGGGTATTagccttgccactgatgtgaaatgctgactcatcactaaaaattacattgtcaaaAATCTGTCGTCTGCAATTGTATTCATTTCCCCAAAAACTGAAGCTAAGCAACTTTGCCATCAACTATAATGTGTTGAACCACAGCTTGTATGACTTTAAGTGTAATTGTTTACATAACAgttgtttgtggaatgccagtctcaagTGACACATGCTGAGTAGATTTCTTTGGACTATGTGCAAAGCTTTCTcagagttgttccacagcaggtTCAGGGAAATGTGGGTTTCCTGGTGATTTTGGATGTTTAACACAGAACAACCTGTTATGTTAAACATCCTTGTCCtgttaattgcaatttttttgcaattaaggTTTGGTGCCAATGATAACAGTATGCCTAATGGCTGGCTCCCCATTGTactctctacaaaaattacaaggAATGCAGTTTCTGACtgtaaatcgtgaaaccaaaacatatAGTGAGCATGTTCTCTATAAGTAAAGTGTATCCAACACTGATGGCTGAATTCGGTACTAATCAATTATGCGAGTTAAAACtttatgtgttttgctatgaaatgagacctcaaccgaatctgtaagttatctaaataaatttttacatgctttaAAGCTGTAAAGTCCATTTTGAATCAcctgatatataaaattttatatatttttttatacaatcatatatttttttaacaatcatgtaaacgtttttaaaaaaaacttatataaacttCACTGCATATActacatataatatatagtattatttttatatattttttaagtacacaaagtgacataaaaaaattggaacttttgaaaattcataagaaaaatttgACAGAAACCTAaccattagaattaaaaaatctgatatggacaccacatgacttcctggtacgcctattaaattacatatacacatttatttttaatgaaaagtacatcaaattttatttcattaataccttttgatattgtttcatagtttattattattattattattgaattattgtttattgtaaaaacgtttttacaaccagaggttaataattattaataaatcaacatatttaaataaaaaaaggagatgaagtcagattcgaaccgatgtgttttttttggatacatttgGTCTAGtagactgcaatcaaaaggggaggggcaAACTggatgctacaacagtcctaaatccaaaatttcaacatcctacggctaatcgtttttgaattatactagatacgtacatacatcacgccgaaactaagcaaaatggatatttcagttaaaatttgaaaaccaaaattttctgcAATcacaataagtttttaaaaattatgtattatatagatGGCATCCTCCTCTAAGTATTACCTCTGACAATCTGCTGTTGAGGATCCCTACTGCTCGCTGCAACATCTCAGGTGGGATGCCACCAATTTTGTCTTTTGCAATTCACCCAGTCTTTAGCAAACTCTTACAGACTACActcttaaggtatccccacaaaaaaatcacaactgtCAAATACATTATCTTGGAGACTAAAGAATGTTACCAAATCTTGAGATGACATGGTTACTAAATAATTCTCACACAGCTGCCATAGATTGCAGCGATTGCTAATAttgcaccatcctgttgaaatcaGGCTTTACGCTTGTGTCGAAAATTATTCAATGCAGGTGTAAAAAGAGATTGCAGCATGTGAACATACTGATCCAAAGTGACAATGTGATCGCTcctcatttttgaaaatgtatgatCTGACGTCCCCATGTAACAAAATTGCATAACATATTGTTATCTTGCTGCTGTGTAAAGGACATTTATAAACTTCACTGGCATTGCTATCTGTCCCGTAACAATAGTTCTACTTGCTCATGTAACCTGCAAGATGGAAATGTGCCTCACCTCATATCCACAGCTTGTTCAGAAATCTGTTGTCCTTGTTAATGTTTGccataattttttacagtaattaaagcGGAAGTTATGATCATTCTCCTTCAGTTCTGACAAAATCTGTAAATTTGATCAgtaacttttcaataaaatttacagattttatccAGAGATTTGCAAATTTCTAGATGAAATTTTAGGTCAAAATGAAGAATTTGGGGCAAATATTATCTCAAGACAAACTGATCACAGCTACATACCAATTGAACACTGTGGGCTCTATACAACTGAAATGTGTACAGCCTTGATATTGTACAAACACTTCTGTCAGTTTCTTTTTCAGAGCTGGTCCAGTCTCTTCAAAGTTTTTAATCCACATTTTTTGATGGAACATACCCTAAACTGTAATGCTGCTAGAACTCCCTCTATGCAACTTCTAATTTAtcattagttttgtaaaatatttttatggcaaAAGCATGCTGTTGACCATTCCACTGCACCATGATGACTGAGTAACAAGGTAGCCTCTGCATAAAGCAATACTGCCAATTGTACATGACTGCCAGTACACATATTAAAAGTTCCTGTTTTTTGTGTCactttgtatattatatacaagactacagaattaattttagcttcctaatttcaatttttatcatggaaagtacatttttttttactactactaattttttttgtctggttTACAGTAAAGACtgcaggaaataaaaaatagtagcagcattaatataaaaaatgccatgcaaatatttatgataaagagATCAAATTGATGACGACCTTGTTGAAAAACTGAatgcaaaagtttgagaaaactgatgtttaataattaacattttttccaagaaatttcTAGGCAAAACTTTCAAAACTGGAAATGTATACATAGAAATGGCAAACTGGAGTGGTGAATTGAGAAACTGTCATCACACAAACAACATACTTACAGCTTTGACCTCCCGCCAAGTGGCCACTGCATCCTATTACATCTTATGAATTTTCTTAGTCTTTAACAGTTGAAGGAAAGTGATAAAATGCAATTGGGTGTACTTCAAAATCTTAGAAGGGCAGACCTTTTGTGAAGGccataaaaaaacttgtttcttaatataaaatgtgtttaaaagtAGTGAATATGTAGAACTTGTATGTAAgtcaaaaaaatatcagaaatatttttttaatttaaaagtcaatttgtgaactttttttataaacaatatttttttcttctacacaaaaattattgttagattatattttttttatagcttttaagTTTTGTATTTCATGTTACATTAAGGCTATTAAGAACAACATATTTTCCGTGTACTTTGTCATTAATGTCTGCATACAAATGAGGGTAATGTTCTTTATTTCCTCTGAATTAACTTCTTTTATCAAAATaggatttatcaaataattaggATTACAGTATTAGCTATAAACAAGTTACATTTCTTCAAGTTAAAACTCATTCAGATAATATAATCacaggaaacaaaaataattcttctatttttttttttttttaataataattgattaaaattataataattctgtcAGAATGTCagatataatattcaaaacatgaactttaaaaataaatatatgcttaaaagattatttaaataaaatattagtaaagaatctgttatgagaaaaaaattgccAGATTTACATGATAAATCCTGAAAAATGAAAGGAAAGAAACAATGTCACTGAGATTATTCTGAAAGgattttcataattcaaatttttcttaacataGTTTCATAACTAAATCCACAATGAATGTGTTAAAGCCTGGagtataaatgaaatcttactttTTGAATAATTAGGCATGATGAGAACCTTTACAGTTCCacagtaataaacaattttaactatTGGCTTATCCTTGTTCATTCACAGTAATCTTAACAAATTTATAGCCATATCCACTAAAAAAAACCTCTGTTATAACATaacattcaataatattaaaataaataatgagttaTGAAAACTACAATCTAAAACTAATACTGACCACTCGAGAGAAAAGTCTAAGTGTCTCTAAATCTTCCAAGATATTTGAAGCTTTAGTTGTGATAAGAAGCATGTACAACTTTTCTAACGGTTGATAAACATAACGAACAGATTCTGTTTCAACAAATGTGTGCTGTTTGCCTGTTGACATTAACTTTGGAAATGCAGCAAGGAGACCTTCTATTCGTGCTTTGGTCATTTCTACAAACTGACGAGAAACTATTGCtgcaaaaataagattttataaattaacagatATATAATACTAACTACaggtaaattttgttaaataagacatattttgccagatttttacattaaatcacaTCTGAAAGAATAGTTGTGATTATTAATATCTAacaaaattcttgcgcagttctgcacaagaagactgacttttgttgttatacaaggtctgtaaataaagtaatgagactagtagtttttggcagccaaagtggcaacactgtaaagttactagtaaacagctgatttatattaaatattaatatttttagtctattgttgccatgtgaaacgtaaacaaactttttgtgaaacaagtttttgttgtgcatataaaaatgagtgatactaattatgagcaatgctgtgcaatcaagttttgcgttaaactctgtgagaatgctactgaaactttttcaaaattgaaaagggcatacgAAGATcatgctctgtcatgagcccaagtttttacgTGGTTTAAAGAATTTTCAGATGACCGGAAATCAGTTGTGGACGACCCACACTCTGAAAGactgttaatgtcaaaaagtgactacaatgttgagcaaatcagtgGAACGACTAGCGATTAaatgtcagaatgattgcagaacaattaaatttgaaccatactacagtccatcaaattctgacaaacgaattggacatgaaaaaggtttgtgcaaaattggtcccaaaaaacctcattgctgaacagaaaaacaacagggtggaagtgtgccgcgatcttctatagcaaattgaaactgatcctgattttctaaaaaaatgttattaacggtgatgaatcttggatatttgactACAACatagaaacaaaacgccagagcaaggagtgatACACTTCAAACTTACCATGTCCTAAAAAAGCAAAGATGAGCAAACCAAAACCATGCTAAtctttctttgatagtaatgacattgtccataaggagtttttgcctacaggacagactgtaaatcaatgtttactgagaaattcttgaaagagtGTGGAAAAGAGTGCCCGCATGAGACCTGCGATCAAAGGCAACTGAATGCTGCATATGACAATGCACCTTATCacattgcactctcaattaatgagtttttggcaaagaaaaacattcctgtagttcctaaAAGACCCAAAAAAATTGGGTCTTTTTAGGAAACGAAAAAGACCAaattttgaaacagtagaaaacattaaaaaaaatgtaaccgaccatctgaaggatattccagtttctgagtttcAATACTGCTACGacgagtgggaaaaccgtttgaagtgttgcatggcttcccaagggaactattttgaaggtgaaagtccatgtataactggattgtaaataaaatgtttttctgaaacagtctcattactttattaacaCACCTCATATTTTGATTCCTTATGAAAAAGTATCttctaacttaaaattttacaaaaaaaaaaattctttggtacataaaaaataattacatggcAAAAATGCAccacaataaaaaagttaaaaaaaaatattcagtgctTGGAAAAATATATCATGTTTAACTCTCATCACAATAGATACCACAGATAAAGAAACTTCAGTGTTCCAActtgtattgaattttttcaaccttaaattgagcataaagaaaatttattttcacccccTATTCCCATCATGTTACCAAAAGTAATTCCGtacatttctttgaaaaatctgtaaaaaaggatattatcatttatttgttattgttatccTCATAGAGGGTATGCACATcattttaactcaaaattaacacttataacaaataattattctgttacaTCCAAACCACAATCATTTGGTTTTGGGCACAGCATAAATGAAAATGGCCAAATGTGTTAGAAAAACAATTATCAAttcaaaacatttcaattttaatataatataattgatactttactattattttaaagatgttaGACACTGGATTAAGTGCTAGATCATATTACAAATGTAATAGTTCTGgcaaatataataattggaagttaataataatcaaatcttaaaaaaaaattataacgtaaatTATTTAGCACTTACTTTTGCCTGCTTTAGTGCAGACAGCAGCTGCAATTAAAACCTGGaatcaaaacaaaaatcttattaatgCCTTACTTACATaatactaaaacttacaataaaaaataacataaaaggaaacattttattttag harbors:
- the deltaCOP gene encoding coatomer subunit delta, translating into MVLIAAAVCTKAGKTIVSRQFVEMTKARIEGLLAAFPKLMSTGKQHTFVETESVRYVYQPLEKLYMLLITTKASNILEDLETLRLFSRVIPEYCRSMDESEIAVNAFNLIFAFDEIVALGYRESVNLAQIRTFVEMDSHEEKVYQAVRQTQEREAKNKMREKAKELQRARMEANKKGYVKGGVLGGQSGGFGSSSLYTTPAVISDSAPDSKPLYSPISKPTASTKAMKLGSKSRDVESFVDQLKSEGENVTSSNKSLPVSSKIAPPSLANVDDVHMRQEEKLMLRVGRDGGLQTFELHGLITLRISDEKWGRIKVVLENKDTRGIQLQTHPNVDKELFKAKSQIGLKNPSKPFPLNTDVGVLKWRFQTYDDSCVPFSINCWPSENGQGGCDVNIEYELEHTHLELNDVSISIPLPIGCTPVVSECDGDYVHESRKNLLTWNLALIDSSNRTGALEFTAATAIPPDFFPINISFVCKKSYADLKVTEVLFVEDDTPVKFSSETVFYTEKYEIV